TCCTTCTTACTATTATAACGAACTCCGTGACATATTGCCTTTAAAAATAATACAAGCCTTTTAACTCAATTTTTTATAACGTAAATAAAACAAATTGGGCGTTTCCGGCAATTTTATATTAAACTTATTTTATAAAAAAAGAAGCTAGGTTATTTAGTGACCTGCTTCTTTTTTCCATGTATAAACATCTCAGTTTCCAATCCTTTTAATCGTTCTACATATTCACTATAACAATCATCTGTGACATCTGCACGAACCATTTCTTTTTCACACTTATGACAAATAAATACTCCCAAAATGTGTATGCCGTCTTGCTTTTCTTTTTTACATATCAGACAATCTTTCACAGACGTCCTCCCTGTACGTAACAATTCTTCCAAAACAGGTTCACCCCCTTTTGATCAGTATCGGCCAACCTATCATCCTCTAAACCTATAAATTGTGCCATGAATTGCTACACTATATGCTTATAATCTTGTTCTAGTGCATTAACATCCTCATTTCCCATTATTAATAAGGCTTTTTTAAACCTAAAATCTAGTATTAATATTGATAGTTTCGTTCCTAAAGTGAGGTAATTTCTTGTTATTCTTTCATTTCGTTGTTAATTGATAGTTTTTTAACACTATCAAAAGCTATTATGTGTGAAAATATGGAACAAAAGGAGGTGACATATTTTATTATATTAAAATGTAAGCGCTTAAATTCTAACTATCCTCTTAGAGTATTCATTGCGTATGTCAATCTAATTTTGGAAAGGGAGTTGAACGTATGCGCAAAAAAAATTTTATGTTAGTCCTTATTTT
The DNA window shown above is from Salipaludibacillus agaradhaerens and carries:
- a CDS encoding sigma factor G inhibitor Gin produces the protein MEELLRTGRTSVKDCLICKKEKQDGIHILGVFICHKCEKEMVRADVTDDCYSEYVERLKGLETEMFIHGKKKQVTK